Proteins co-encoded in one Metabacillus sp. KUDC1714 genomic window:
- a CDS encoding endonuclease MutS2, with product MNKTKIESLEFDKVLALLCDFAMSDAAKKRAIELLPIHDEKKIRRWLNETTEACTIIEKSSSIPVNSLHGVEQIIALVDKGYLLTPEQFGFLATFLDSVKKIKRFMMKQDYHAPTISSYAYSLYELSEIADEISRCIRNNQVVDYASRSLAKTRNKIVSIEEKIKAKLAQIMKTASSYLQEQVVSVRNGRYVVPVKNEYKRKFSGTIVDQSSSGQTVYMEPKDLNKLQDELLFLKVEEELEVQKILGQLTDLTATYKQELLINIEGMISYDFIFAKAKLSKFMHGNEVQLQQDEGFQILNARHPLLGRDAIPLTMSLGNEYMALVITGPNTGGKTVTIKTVGLLSMMVQAGLHIPADRTSSFCIVKNIFVDIGDHQSIEHSLSTFSSHIRNVIDILQKSREDTLIILDEIGSGTDPREGMGLAIAILEALYNSGAMIIATTHYSEIKEFAEKANGFQNGSMDFDIETLQPLYKLIVGKGGESQAFSIAQKLGMPASIINRAKEISYDQPKEERNITPATFKRDNQKRQKKKAIQKDNLSMITYQIGDAVWISQLQTKGIVVSTPNSMGEMELLVKGQKMTLNHKRVKPFIDAEELYPEEYDLNQVFDSKDVRKKKKMMDRKHVEGLTIDHIEE from the coding sequence TTGAACAAGACCAAAATCGAAAGTTTAGAATTTGATAAAGTATTAGCTTTACTATGTGATTTCGCAATGAGTGATGCAGCAAAGAAAAGAGCGATAGAGCTCTTACCAATTCATGATGAGAAAAAAATAAGAAGATGGCTTAATGAAACGACAGAGGCATGTACAATCATTGAAAAGTCTTCAAGTATTCCTGTCAACTCGCTTCATGGCGTAGAACAAATCATTGCTTTAGTGGATAAAGGGTATTTACTCACACCAGAGCAATTCGGTTTTCTAGCTACGTTTTTAGATAGTGTTAAAAAAATCAAACGGTTTATGATGAAGCAAGATTATCATGCACCAACGATTAGCTCGTATGCCTATTCACTTTACGAATTATCAGAAATAGCAGATGAAATCTCACGTTGCATTCGCAATAATCAAGTGGTTGATTATGCGAGCAGGTCATTAGCGAAAACAAGAAACAAGATTGTTTCAATAGAAGAAAAGATCAAAGCCAAGCTAGCTCAAATTATGAAAACCGCTTCTAGTTATCTACAAGAACAAGTAGTAAGTGTGAGAAATGGAAGATATGTTGTCCCTGTGAAAAATGAATATAAGCGAAAATTTTCAGGGACAATCGTCGATCAATCTTCGAGCGGGCAAACCGTATATATGGAGCCGAAGGATCTTAATAAGCTGCAGGATGAACTTTTATTTTTGAAGGTTGAGGAAGAACTCGAGGTTCAGAAAATTCTTGGACAATTAACTGATCTAACGGCAACGTATAAACAAGAACTGCTTATTAATATTGAAGGAATGATATCCTATGATTTTATCTTTGCTAAAGCAAAATTAAGTAAATTCATGCATGGAAATGAAGTTCAACTACAACAGGATGAAGGCTTTCAGATCTTAAATGCCAGACATCCTTTATTAGGAAGGGATGCTATCCCATTAACAATGTCATTAGGGAATGAGTATATGGCATTGGTCATTACTGGACCGAATACAGGAGGTAAAACGGTTACAATTAAAACTGTTGGTTTATTGTCGATGATGGTTCAAGCAGGACTTCATATTCCTGCAGATCGTACTAGTAGCTTTTGTATTGTAAAGAATATTTTTGTAGATATTGGTGATCATCAAAGCATTGAGCACTCACTAAGTACGTTTTCTTCACATATTCGAAATGTAATTGATATTCTTCAAAAGTCTCGAGAAGATACATTAATTATTCTTGACGAAATTGGTTCAGGTACAGATCCAAGGGAAGGAATGGGGTTAGCTATTGCTATTTTAGAAGCATTATATAACTCAGGGGCGATGATAATTGCTACTACCCATTACAGTGAGATTAAGGAATTTGCAGAAAAAGCGAACGGTTTTCAAAATGGATCAATGGACTTTGATATTGAAACACTTCAACCACTTTATAAACTTATAGTTGGAAAAGGTGGAGAAAGTCAGGCATTTTCAATTGCACAAAAGCTAGGAATGCCCGCATCAATCATTAACAGAGCGAAGGAAATTTCCTATGATCAGCCTAAAGAGGAACGCAACATTACACCAGCTACCTTTAAAAGGGATAATCAAAAAAGACAAAAGAAAAAGGCAATACAAAAAGACAATCTATCAATGATTACGTATCAAATCGGTGATGCTGTTTGGATTTCACAACTTCAAACAAAAGGAATTGTTGTCTCAACTCCTAATTCGATGGGAGAAATGGAGTTATTAGTAAAGGGACAAAAAATGACATTAAATCATAAACGGGTAAAACCATTTATTGACGCTGAAGAATTGTATCCAGAGGAATATGATTTAAATCAGGTCTTTGATTCTAAAGATGTGCGTAAGAAGAAAAAA
- a CDS encoding GNAT family N-acetyltransferase, which produces MIEKYIEALDIAYVSSFSTKIETSWGYLFYNKNQPNYYDANHAHISSYVGDYEKIIDEVISFYQAQQLIPRFYLSNYEGHTGFISALKQKGFGFEEFDCPVQLWKTKVDFVKDPNVTIEKVTSENKLDAINIECQIQELGGSIREKAFEEEFSQEAYTHYLLKYDGVPCSTACIFQYEQDARLESVATLEEYRGKGLIGQLIHHIQEEVEKKHVERFWVMPISERVEKVYKKSGFETIANLKTGHAFLGGKSIEEIRNS; this is translated from the coding sequence ATGATCGAAAAATATATTGAAGCGTTAGATATTGCGTATGTTTCTTCGTTTTCAACAAAAATAGAAACAAGCTGGGGCTATCTTTTTTATAATAAAAATCAACCAAACTATTATGATGCAAACCATGCACATATTTCTTCCTACGTTGGTGATTATGAAAAGATCATTGATGAGGTTATTTCTTTTTATCAGGCTCAACAATTAATTCCAAGATTTTATCTTTCCAACTACGAAGGGCATACAGGTTTTATTAGTGCTCTGAAACAAAAAGGATTCGGGTTTGAAGAGTTTGATTGTCCGGTTCAACTTTGGAAAACAAAGGTCGATTTCGTGAAGGACCCAAATGTAACAATTGAAAAAGTAACAAGTGAAAATAAACTAGATGCTATAAATATCGAATGTCAAATTCAAGAACTAGGCGGGTCAATTAGGGAAAAAGCTTTTGAAGAGGAATTTTCACAAGAGGCCTATACTCACTATTTATTAAAATATGATGGTGTCCCTTGTTCAACCGCATGTATATTCCAGTATGAACAGGATGCTAGACTAGAAAGTGTAGCTACACTGGAAGAGTACCGAGGTAAGGGATTGATTGGACAGCTCATTCATCATATTCAAGAGGAAGTAGAAAAGAAACATGTAGAACGATTTTGGGTGATGCCGATAAGTGAAAGAGTTGAGAAGGTTTATAAGAAATCAGGTTTTGAAACAATCGCAAATTTGAAAACTGGTCATGCCTTTTTAGGTGGAAAAAGCATTGAAGAGATCCGAAATAGCTAA